One genomic segment of Arachis duranensis cultivar V14167 chromosome 4, aradu.V14167.gnm2.J7QH, whole genome shotgun sequence includes these proteins:
- the LOC107486670 gene encoding chaperone protein ClpB3, chloroplastic, giving the protein MDSSSALEKYGKDLTKLAKDKKLDPVVGRENEIQSCIQILSRRTKNNPVLIGEHGVGKTAIAAGIAWRIAEGDDIFFDKRLISLDVGALDAEPKKFEQGMNAIIDEVTKSNGEIMLFVDDIHKIVTEDLLRRSISRGELRCIGATTMDEYHKHIEKDPTLARSFTPVYVDEPSIEETISILEGLRPKYEQHHRVRISKRALKKAALLSDQHIIGKFLPAKAIELIDDTASAKVVNMQAVSKHVGSDKSKLIPESETESSSDEVTDDNIVEVVSKKTKIPEWKLKQSEEEKLLHLEEELRKRVVGQGRAVEAVVKAVQRSRVGLGNQKRPTASFLFMGPMGVGKTKLAKALAYLLFNTEEALVRFDMSAYKEKQAVSRLIGSPPDEGGLLTEAVRCRPYSVILFDEIEKAHPELLDEVLLPILDEGKIKDAAGRLVNFTNTVIIMTSNAGSKLVLEDADNITNKLPYQELKEKVISELQQPELINRVDESVVFQPLDTDQIISIVKLKVNDLSRKMEQDKGMKIQVMEDALKLLGRWGRDLNYGAWPVKRVIQKKVEDELAKGILVEKFKQGDTIVIDAVPSSSSTSSRELSFTKPQKDKSSTSNVFPFTLVA; this is encoded by the exons ATGGATTCTTCATCAGCCTTAGAGAAATATGGGAAAGATTTAACAAAGTTGGCCAAAGATAAAAAACTTGATCCAGTCGTaggaagagaaaatgaaattcaGAGTTGCATACAGATCCTCTCGAGGAGAACTAAGAACAATCCTGTGCTTATTGGTGAGCATGGTGTTGGAAAAACTGCAATTGCTGCAGG AATTGCTTGGAGAATTGCTGAGGGAGATGATATTTTCTTTGATAAACGG CTTATATCCCTAGATGTGGGTGCACTTGACGCTGAACCAAAAAAGTTTGAGCAAGGGATGAATGCAATTATCGACGAAGTAACTAAATCTAATGGCGAGATTATGCTTTTCGTTGATGACATCCACAAGATTGTTACGGAAG ATCTGTTAAGGAGAAGTATTTCTCGGGGAGAGCTGCGGTGTATAGGGGCGACAACAATGGACGAGTATCATAAGCACATTGAGAAAGATCCCACATTAGCCCGTTCATTTACTCCGGTTTATGTTGACGAACCCTCTATTGAAGAAACCATTTCGATATTAGAGGGATTGCGACCAAAATATGAGCAGCATCACCGAGTCCGCATTTCTAAACGTGCACTTAAGAAAGCTGCACTGCTATCAGATCAACACATAATTGGAAAATTTTTACCTGCCAAAG CTATTGAACTGATTGATGATACAGCTTCTGCGAAAGTAGTGAATATGCAAGCGGTTTCTAAACATGTTGGGAGTGATAAGAGCAAGTTGATCCCGGAGTCAGAAACGGAGAGCAGCAGCGATGAAGTAACAGACGACAATATTGTTGAAGTTGTCAGCAAAAAGACCAAAATACCCGAGTGGAAGCTGAAACAGTCAGAGGAGGAGAAGCTGTTGCATTTGGAGGAGGAGCTGCGTAAGCGAGTGGTAGGACAAGGACGTGCTGTGGAGGCAGTAGTTAAAGCTGTGCAACGCTCAAGAGTAGGTCTTGGAAACCAAAAGCGTCCCACAGCAAGCTTCTTGTTTATGGGACCCATGGGAGTTGGAAAGACCAAGCTAGCTAAGGCACTTGCTTATTTGTTGTTCAACACAGAGGAAGCATTGGTGCGCTTCGATATGAGTGCGTACAAGGAAAAGCAGGCAGTATCACGCTTGATAGGGTCTCCACCTGACGAAGGAGGGCTGCTCACTGAAGCCGTTCGATGCAGACCGTATTCAGTTATTCTGTTTGATGAGATCGAGAAGGCACATCCGGAGCTTCTAGACGAAGTCTTGCTTCCCATATTGGATGAAGGTAAAATAAAGGACGCAGCAGGTCGCTTGGTCAACTTCACCAATACTGTCATCATTATGACCTCAAATGCTGGATCAAAGCTCGTCCTCGAAGACGCCGATAATATAACGAATAAACTGCCATACCAAGAGCTGAAAGAGAAAGTAATATCCGAGCTTCAACAACCTGAGCTCATAAATCGAGTTGATGAATCTGTTGTTTTCCAGCCTCTTGACACTGACCAAATAATTAGCATAGTCAAGTTAAAG GTTAATGATCTCTCACGGAAGATGGAACAAGATAAAGGGATGAAAATCCAGGTGATGGAAGATGCTTTAAAACTTCTTGGTCGCTGGGGGCGTGACCTGAACTATGGTGCATGGCCGGTGAAGCGAGTAATTCAGAAGAAAGTGGAGGATGAACTTGCCAAGGGCATTCTTGTAGAAAAATTTAAGCAGGGAGACACAATAGTAATAGACGCAGTACCATCCTCTTCCTCAACCTCTTCCCGAGAGCTTTCTTTTACCAAGCCTCAGAAAGATAAATCATCTACGAGTAATGTTTTTCCGTTCACATTAGTAGCGTAG
- the LOC107486669 gene encoding membrane-anchored ubiquitin-fold protein 1 isoform X1 has product MAGNQDQLEIKFRLIDGSDIGPKSFPVATSIATLKESIVAQWPKDKENGPRTVKDVKLISAGKILENNKTVGECQSPLCDAPDTVTTMHVVVQPPTMEKDKEYSTWRRSQSYLFQDLSACGRSAINFLHSFHRRWFCIFVAGPSI; this is encoded by the exons ATGGCTGGGAATCAAGATCAGTTGGAGATCAAGTTTAGGTTAATTGATGGTTCTGATATTGGCCCCAAAAGTTTTCCTGTTGCCACTAGTATTGCAACATTGAAAGAAAGTATTGTTGCTCAGTGGCCAAAAG ATAAGGAGAACGGACCAAGGACCGTAAAAGATGTGAAGCTAATTAGTGCAGGAAAAATATTGGAGAACAACAAAACAGTTGGGGAATGCCAGAGCCCATTATGTGATGCACCCGACACAGTCACAACGATGCATGTGGTTGTGCAACCACCAACTATGGAAAAAG ATAAAGAATACTCAACTTGGCGACGATCACAAAGCTACTTGTTCCAAGACTTGTCTGCATGCGGCCGGTCAGCCATAAATTTCTTACACAGTTTTCATAGGAGAtggttttgtatttttgttgctGGTCCCAGCATATAG
- the LOC107486669 gene encoding membrane-anchored ubiquitin-fold protein 2 isoform X2: protein MAGNQDQLEIKFRLIDGSDIGPKSFPVATSIATLKESIVAQWPKDKENGPRTVKDVKLISAGKILENNKTVGECQSPLCDAPDTVTTMHVVVQPPTMEKDKKPPNDEKPQKCVCVIL from the exons ATGGCTGGGAATCAAGATCAGTTGGAGATCAAGTTTAGGTTAATTGATGGTTCTGATATTGGCCCCAAAAGTTTTCCTGTTGCCACTAGTATTGCAACATTGAAAGAAAGTATTGTTGCTCAGTGGCCAAAAG ATAAGGAGAACGGACCAAGGACCGTAAAAGATGTGAAGCTAATTAGTGCAGGAAAAATATTGGAGAACAACAAAACAGTTGGGGAATGCCAGAGCCCATTATGTGATGCACCCGACACAGTCACAACGATGCATGTGGTTGTGCAACCACCAACTATGGAAAAAG ATAAGAAACCACCAAATGACGAAAAGCCACAGAAATgtgtttgtgttattttatAG